GAGTTCCGACGCGATTGCAGCGCCACCCGAGTAGGTGAGCATCGGCCCGAGCCGGTGTCGCAGCTGCCCCAACGTCCACGGCAGCATCTCGCCGAGGGCCGCGGGGTCGAAGTCGACGATCGTCTGCCGTTCGCCCGAGGGTTCGATGTAGTGGTAGTGCGGACCCTCGCGGAAGCAGTCGAAGCGCAGGTACTCGTGGCCGTCCCCCGCGCCCAGGACGTGGATGGACACCCCGTGGTCGTCGACGTCGTCCGTCTTCAGGTTCGCCTGGATCTCGTCCATCGCCTCGCCCTCGTAGTTCGCGGCGAGCTCGGCGTCGTCGAGCAGGCGCCACTCGACGCCGAAGCGCAGAGTTCCCGCGTCGACGTAGGTGGTGTGCTGGGGGTCCGGCGGAATCGGCGGGACGCTGTAGACCGTACCGGGCATGCGTGCCTCCTGGTCTCGGGGTGAGGGTCAGTCGCGTGCGAGCGCGGGAAAGACGCGGCGCGCGTTGCCGCCGAGCAGGGCTTCGCGGGTCGCCGCGTCGAGCTCGAGCGCGTCGAGGCGGCCGAGCGCCTGGCGGTGGCCGACGACGGGAAAGCTCGTGCCGAAGAGCGTCTTCGTGCGTCCCGGCCCGCGCAGGAAGTCGACGACGGCCGGCGGCCAGTGGTGCGGCGGGTAGGCGGCGGTGCCGAGGAAGACGTTGCGGTGCTTGAGGGCCATCGCGATCGCCTCGTCGACCCAGGGCCAGCCCGTGTGGGACAGCACGAAGGGCGTGTCCTCGAAGAAGAGCGCCGGCCGGTCGATGCCGATCGGGCGGCCGCACTCGCTCGCCATGCGTCCACCCGACGTGCCCGCCTGCACGACGACCGCGAGGTCGTGTTCCGCCGCCAGCGCATAGAACGGGTAGAGGTCGCGATGATCGAAGCGCCGATCGAAGCTGTGGGTGTGGAGGTGCAGGCCGACGATCGGCAGGCCCTCGACGAGGGTACGGGTGGCGGCGAGACCGCGGACCCCTTCCGTCGGGTCGAGGCTCGCGAGCCCGACGAAACGCCCCGGGTGGGCCGACGCCCACTTCCCCAGCTCGGCGGGCGACGTGGCGTAGCGCTCGTAGGCGAAAGGTTCGGCGCGCTCGGGCACCTCGGCGCACGGCAACACGAGGGTGTCGATGCCGAGCGCGTCCATGCGCTCCACCATCACCTCGAGCGTGGCGAAGCGGTCGTCGTCGTCGCTGCGGACCTTGAGCGGGATTCCCTGGGCGGCGATCGCGTCGTCCCAGAGTGGGCTCCGGTCGGGGGCGAACGCATTGCACCAGTAATCGATCGCGCCCACGTTCAGCCCTCTCGCTCGTCGCGGAAGCGCTTCGGCTTCGGCGAGGTGTGGATCTCGGTCCAGGCGTCGAGGGATCCCGGCGGCCAGACCTCGGCGCGGATCCTCACGCCGAAACGCTCCTTGAGACGCTCCTCGGCGCGCTGCGCCAGATCGGCATGTTCCGGCGCGCCGGCGCGGCTCGTCAAGTGCACGATCATCTCGTCGCGGGTGCCTTCGCGGACGGCGCGCACGAAGTAGTCGTGCTCGAGCTGGGGATCGTCGAGGGCGATCTCCCCGATCGCCTCGGGCCAGACGTTCACGCCGCGCAGCTTCACCATGTTGTCGGCGCGCCCGGCGAAGGGCGCCATGCGCCGCAGCCAACTGCCACAGGCGCACTGCTCGCGCGGG
This Myxococcota bacterium DNA region includes the following protein-coding sequences:
- a CDS encoding amidohydrolase family protein encodes the protein MGAIDYWCNAFAPDRSPLWDDAIAAQGIPLKVRSDDDDRFATLEVMVERMDALGIDTLVLPCAEVPERAEPFAYERYATSPAELGKWASAHPGRFVGLASLDPTEGVRGLAATRTLVEGLPIVGLHLHTHSFDRRFDHRDLYPFYALAAEHDLAVVVQAGTSGGRMASECGRPIGIDRPALFFEDTPFVLSHTGWPWVDEAIAMALKHRNVFLGTAAYPPHHWPPAVVDFLRGPGRTKTLFGTSFPVVGHRQALGRLDALELDAATREALLGGNARRVFPALARD